In the genome of Zobellia nedashkovskayae, the window CAACTGAAATTTATTCTTGGCTTGCTTCGCCTTCAGCAACTGCTGCTTCTGCACCTTCTGCTCCTTCTTCTCCTTCGCCATCTTCGTCTTCATCAACGGCCACTGCTGTACGCTGAGTTTTAACTTGAACAACAACGGTTGTATCAGGGTGTAAGATGGAAAATTCATCTTTCAATAAAGACTCAACAGTAATGTTATCACCAATTTTTAATTTCGATATATCAACATCAAAATAATCTGGCAAATTGTCTGGAAGTGCTTTAATGGCAAGTTTTCTCTTTCTGAAAAGTAAACGACCACCAGCTCTAACACCAGGAGCGTTACCTTCTAAACGAACTGGAATGTTCATGGTAACTTCTTTGTCATCAAAAAGTTGATAGAAATCGATGTGCAAAATTTTATCAGTCACTGGGTGAAACTGAATGTCTTGCATAATCGCTCTTACCTTACCATGACCTAAGTCAACCTCTACGGTGTGTGCGGCTGGGGTGTAAACTAAATCTCTGAACGCTAACTCTTCTGCTGAAAAGTGTAATGGTTTCTCCCCTCCGTATACCACGCAAGGAACCTGTCCAGCATTACGTAGAGCTTTAGTTGCCTTTTTGCCCACGCTTTCTCTTTCTGATCCTTTAATTTTAATTGACTTCATTATATGATTTAAAAAATTAATACTCTTAACTGGGGTAGCCTGTTTAAGCGGCTACATTAAAAATTTTGATGCAATAGAAGTATTATGATGTACTCTGTGCATTACGTCTGCAAAAAGCTCCGCACAGCTCAATACTTTTACTTTGTTTGAATCTCTCTTGGAAGGAATAGAATCTGTAACGATTAATTCCATCAATTGTGATTTCTCTATTTTCTCATAAGCGTCACCGGATAAAAGGGCGTGTGTTGTAATAGCCCTTACACTCAAGGCACCTCTTTCCATCATTAAATCGGCAGCTTTTGTCAATGTTCCAGCGGTATCTACCATGTCATCTACTAAAACCACATTTTTACC includes:
- a CDS encoding 50S ribosomal protein L25/general stress protein Ctc gives rise to the protein MKSIKIKGSERESVGKKATKALRNAGQVPCVVYGGEKPLHFSAEELAFRDLVYTPAAHTVEVDLGHGKVRAIMQDIQFHPVTDKILHIDFYQLFDDKEVTMNIPVRLEGNAPGVRAGGRLLFRKRKLAIKALPDNLPDYFDVDISKLKIGDNITVESLLKDEFSILHPDTTVVVQVKTQRTAVAVDEDEDGEGEEGAEGAEAAVAEGEASQE